In the genome of Thermococcus sp. MV5, the window GAGAAGCTTTTAAAAGCTCCGTTTAGGGAGAAACTCCTTCTTCTAATTGAAAGTGCTTTAGTGTTCTTTCCAATAATCCCTGCTGAGGAAGAACCAGCAAGCCTCATGGAAAGTTACAAAATAATGATGTATCGTTTTAGAATGAGATATCCCTATTTGTTTAAAGTTCTGGTAGAGGAAAGGAATGAGATAATGGCAAAACACCTCAAGTTTATTGTGGATGAACTCAAAAAAGCTGGTATCAAAAAGCCTAAAGTAATTGCCGTAGTTGGCCTAGGACACAAAAAGGGAATAGAGAGAATCTTAAATTCATATAAAGAGCAAAAAAGTTTATTAAACAGAGAGACAAATATAAAACGGTGATTCCATGGAAAGGCAACACCTTAAGTGTCCCCTTTGTGGTGGAACTAGTTTTAAGGTCGAAGAAGGCAAACTGGATAGTAAATGGGGCTTCACAGCTCACAGAGTAAGTATTGTAATCTGTGAAACTTGTGGATATGTAATGATGTTCTACAAAGGAAGGACAATATGGGATTTCGATTAGTTTTTCTTCTTCACTTTTAGTAATTTTTGTGGTTATAAGCCTTAATGTATGATAGTTATTTTGAAGAGAATATGTCAAAATTCTCCTACATGAAGTTTAAATACTCTTTTATATACTCTAACGATTGCCGTGAAATTAATTGAGGAGGTTCCAGTTATGGATCTAGACCATGACGAAATCTTAGTCCTAAAAACAGTTTTTAAAGGAAAACTAGATGATTTAGATATAAAGATATACCAAGCATTAAGAGAAAATGGAAGAATCAGCGATACCAAAATTGCAGAAAAGCTTGGCATTTCTATAACTACAGTTAGACGAAGGCGATTACGGCTCCAAGATGAGGGAATATTGCAAGTAATTGGTCTCCTACTTCTGAGAGCCGCTGATGCTGCATATGCCGATGTTTTGGTTAAATTGAACCAGCAAATTCGAATTGAAGAGATCAACGAATTTATTCATGAAGCAATAAAAAATCCCAGAATATACGAAGTAACCATGTATCTTGGAGGGGAGTACGACCTTCTGTTAAGATTCTTTGAAGCTAATTTTGAGCGACTTAGGTATCATGTGGATAAATTCCTTAGAAATCACAAAGTAGTAGAGAAATACAGTGTTTATCCTGCAATAGGAAGTCCGAAAGCATGGTATAAATCATTCAAATTGAAGTTTTAAATCTCCATTCATGTTTTTACGCTTGGTAAAAGTAACATCTCAACACCCCAAATTTACTAGATTGGCCTGTAACAAACTGCAAGATTATACCATAATGTAATGCCAAATTTTAAATGGTAATATATAAATATTTATTCTTCTATTTGTCTGCGACAAATCTACTGGGTGATAGAATATGCCTGAGGAAAAAGGCGGAGCATTGATGCGATTTATAAACTGGATAGAAAAGGTAGGCAACAAACTTCCTCATATGTTTTGGATTTTCTTAGGCCTATGGGTGTTAGTTATTCTGCTCTCAGGTGTTTTAGCAGGAGCATCGGCGATAGATCCAGCGAAAGGTGAAGAAGTTGCAATAGTAAGTCTACTTAATAAAGAAGGGTTATATTGGATTCTAACTAACATAGTCAAAAACTTTGCACAGTTCCCACCGCTCGGACTAGTATTAGTCATGATGATGGCAGCAGGGTTTGCTGAAAGGGCAGGTTTTATCCCCGCACTTATGAGGACTCTAACAAAAGTTCCTGACAAATATTTGATTCCTGCTATATTCATTTTGGGAATCTGTGGAAATCTTGCTTCTGATGCTTCTTTAGTGATAATCCCTCCACTTACAGCAGCATTGTTCTATTCCAAAAGAAAAGACCCAATATTTGGGCTTATACTTGGGTATGCTGCTGCTTCATCCGGGTTTACTGCAAATTTGTTCATAGCAGGGACTGATGTACTACTTTCAGGAATAACTGACGCGGCAGCTAAAATTGTGGACTCCAATTACAATGTATATCCAACTGCAAACTATTACTTTATGGTGGCTTCAACATTTATAATCACCACCGTTGCTACGGTGTTTACTGTAAAATATGCGATGCCAAGATTTGGTAGATGGGAGGAGGAGTACGAGCATGCTCAAGTCCCAGAGGAGTATTTAAAACCCATTACAGATAGAGAGATGAAAGCTCTAAAGAAGGCTCTTTTGGCTGCAGGAGGATATTTCCTCTTAATGCTAGTGTTAACAATAATG includes:
- a CDS encoding AbgT family transporter, giving the protein MPEEKGGALMRFINWIEKVGNKLPHMFWIFLGLWVLVILLSGVLAGASAIDPAKGEEVAIVSLLNKEGLYWILTNIVKNFAQFPPLGLVLVMMMAAGFAERAGFIPALMRTLTKVPDKYLIPAIFILGICGNLASDASLVIIPPLTAALFYSKRKDPIFGLILGYAAASSGFTANLFIAGTDVLLSGITDAAAKIVDSNYNVYPTANYYFMVASTFIITTVATVFTVKYAMPRFGRWEEEYEHAQVPEEYLKPITDREMKALKKALLAAGGYFLLMLVLTIMPNGPLRDPTKNTIVPSTFLKGMVPILFLFFVIGGYVYGKSVGTVKRPTDMVNYMADAMRTMASYLVIILPIANFTYTFKHTNMASVLAIKLANFLKSAGFTGIGLFISIILIATFINLFITSGSTKWAFLAPVLVPMMYYLGYSPEWAQLLYRLGDSSTNSFTPLSPYFPVIIGYASIYKKDVGIGTIISRTFLYSMLFLVTWIILAIIWYLLGFPLGPGAPIKL
- a CDS encoding Lrp/AsnC family transcriptional regulator, which produces MKLIEEVPVMDLDHDEILVLKTVFKGKLDDLDIKIYQALRENGRISDTKIAEKLGISITTVRRRRLRLQDEGILQVIGLLLLRAADAAYADVLVKLNQQIRIEEINEFIHEAIKNPRIYEVTMYLGGEYDLLLRFFEANFERLRYHVDKFLRNHKVVEKYSVYPAIGSPKAWYKSFKLKF
- a CDS encoding TraB domain-containing protein; protein product: MSYLRYVKIIGTMHVSPRSREEVRRLILKENPDAIAIELDKQRFYALKSSKKLTLQEALKLGRKALLAYILMKVEEKIGEEFGMKPGGEMEEAIQMAGFLRIPLYLIDEDIQIIMEKLLKAPFREKLLLLIESALVFFPIIPAEEEPASLMESYKIMMYRFRMRYPYLFKVLVEERNEIMAKHLKFIVDELKKAGIKKPKVIAVVGLGHKKGIERILNSYKEQKSLLNRETNIKR